The following are encoded together in the Streptomyces asoensis genome:
- a CDS encoding SpdD protein, whose product MFLPKYPDNPTPPPAHTHAPTDPAPAPVRRSLPSVSIDQKTVAAVLVGGVVLTALLAAVAVTAISVAVAAVVLRSLLRDHHRR is encoded by the coding sequence GTGTTCTTGCCCAAGTACCCGGACAACCCCACCCCGCCGCCCGCACACACCCACGCCCCGACCGACCCGGCCCCCGCCCCGGTCCGGCGCTCGCTCCCGTCGGTCTCCATCGATCAGAAGACCGTCGCGGCCGTCCTCGTCGGCGGAGTCGTCCTCACCGCGCTCCTGGCCGCCGTCGCCGTCACGGCCATCTCGGTCGCCGTCGCCGCCGTGGTCCTGCGCTCCCTGCTCCGCGACCACCACCGCCGCTGA
- a CDS encoding DUF2637 domain-containing protein, with translation MRAQLARVDAVLVQALIAAALSFAHIHDVAVAAGQDGWKAWAYPVSADLLLVAAWRRLRSGSAKGAAWCWFVIALAASLGANVATAGLLDLGDVPAWLRILVAGWPAVAFLGGTLLAHTAPKVADDAEVIEDQEDEPETAPEPPTPAPPAIEAPPERPAVPVPAALIDHARKVAAEHHTRTGTPMDVTTLRARLGVPARMAEAIAAHL, from the coding sequence ATGCGCGCCCAACTGGCCCGCGTCGACGCGGTGCTCGTACAAGCGCTCATCGCCGCCGCGCTGTCCTTCGCCCACATTCACGACGTCGCCGTGGCGGCCGGACAGGACGGCTGGAAGGCCTGGGCCTATCCCGTCTCCGCCGACCTGCTGCTCGTCGCCGCCTGGCGTCGACTGCGCTCCGGCTCGGCCAAGGGTGCGGCCTGGTGCTGGTTCGTCATCGCGCTCGCCGCATCCCTGGGCGCAAACGTCGCCACGGCCGGCCTGCTCGACCTCGGCGACGTCCCGGCCTGGCTGCGCATCCTCGTCGCGGGCTGGCCCGCCGTCGCCTTCCTCGGCGGAACCCTCCTCGCCCACACCGCACCCAAGGTGGCCGATGACGCCGAGGTCATCGAGGACCAGGAGGACGAGCCCGAAACGGCCCCCGAGCCGCCCACCCCGGCACCACCCGCCATCGAGGCCCCGCCGGAACGTCCCGCCGTCCCGGTCCCGGCCGCCCTCATCGACCACGCCCGCAAGGTCGCCGCCGAACACCACACCCGGACCGGCACCCCCATGGACGTCACCACTCTGCGCGCCCGCCTCGGCGTCCCGGCGCGCATGGCCGAAGCCATCGCCGCCCACCTCTGA
- a CDS encoding helix-turn-helix transcriptional regulator yields the protein MASRRLALADVVAEPHALPSRYLTPEDLVEMFDLPSVETVYQWRRKRTGPRGFRVGRHLRFHPADVRAWVDSLREGAAA from the coding sequence ATGGCTAGCCGACGCCTGGCCCTGGCCGACGTTGTCGCGGAACCCCACGCCCTGCCTTCGCGATACCTGACCCCTGAGGACCTTGTGGAGATGTTCGATCTGCCCAGCGTCGAGACGGTCTACCAGTGGCGGCGCAAGCGCACCGGACCCCGTGGCTTCCGCGTCGGCCGGCACCTGCGCTTCCACCCGGCCGATGTGCGGGCCTGGGTCGACTCGTTGCGCGAGGGGGCGGCTGCCTGA
- a CDS encoding replication initiator: protein MPGILRQLSGLGGCTHPIRLDGHRTEYDVDTATGEIGRVLHHLASGDLPAGQLLVRCNNRRTTRCPACSEVYRRDTFQLITAGLRGGKGTPEHVATHPRVFATFTAPGFGPVHNRRTDGRPCRCGVRHDQEDEALGTPLRPDTYDYEAAVLWNAHAGPLWRRFSIYLRREVAKRAGLSQRELRDHARVSFAKVAEYQKRGAVHFHAVIRLDGPGGGETPPPVWATAELLTDAISAAASKVRIDGPTIDGRVHEFAFGRQLDVRTIRSADFNDGQELTERAVAAYIAKYATKGAETATGALDRPLKFVAELAQLDISDHARRLIRTAWALGARKDLEHLRLRAWAHMLGFRGHFSTKSRRYSTTLGALRDARAEWRRAQAANPTDTGSETTYVLAHWVFAGTGLSDAEAWLAASLEPAPGTEGEPTHG from the coding sequence CTGCCCGGTATCCTCCGCCAGCTCTCCGGCCTCGGCGGCTGCACCCACCCCATCCGCCTCGACGGCCACCGCACCGAATACGACGTCGACACCGCCACCGGCGAGATCGGCCGCGTCCTCCACCACCTCGCCTCGGGCGACCTCCCGGCCGGCCAACTCCTCGTCCGCTGCAACAACCGCCGCACGACCCGCTGCCCGGCCTGCTCCGAGGTCTACCGGCGCGACACCTTCCAACTGATCACCGCCGGGCTGCGCGGTGGCAAGGGCACCCCGGAACACGTCGCCACCCACCCCCGCGTCTTCGCCACCTTCACCGCCCCCGGCTTCGGCCCGGTCCACAACCGCCGCACCGACGGCCGCCCCTGCCGCTGCGGCGTCCGGCACGACCAGGAGGACGAAGCGCTCGGCACCCCGCTCAGGCCGGACACCTACGACTACGAAGCCGCCGTCCTCTGGAACGCCCACGCCGGGCCCCTCTGGCGACGCTTCTCGATCTACCTGCGCCGAGAGGTCGCCAAGCGGGCGGGCCTGTCACAGCGGGAGCTCCGCGACCACGCCCGCGTCTCCTTCGCCAAGGTCGCCGAGTACCAGAAGCGCGGCGCGGTCCACTTCCACGCCGTCATACGCCTCGACGGTCCCGGCGGCGGCGAGACTCCGCCCCCGGTCTGGGCCACCGCCGAGCTGCTGACCGACGCCATCAGCGCTGCCGCGTCCAAGGTCCGCATCGACGGCCCGACCATCGACGGCCGCGTCCACGAGTTCGCCTTCGGCCGCCAACTCGATGTCCGCACGATCCGATCAGCCGACTTCAACGACGGCCAGGAGCTCACCGAACGCGCCGTCGCCGCCTACATCGCCAAGTACGCCACCAAGGGCGCAGAGACCGCCACGGGAGCTCTCGACCGCCCGCTCAAGTTCGTCGCCGAACTCGCCCAGCTCGACATCAGCGACCACGCCCGCCGCCTCATCCGAACCGCCTGGGCGCTCGGCGCACGCAAGGACCTCGAACATCTTCGCCTACGCGCCTGGGCCCACATGCTCGGCTTCCGCGGCCACTTCTCCACCAAGTCCCGCCGCTACTCCACCACCCTCGGCGCACTCCGCGACGCCCGCGCCGAGTGGCGCCGAGCACAGGCAGCCAACCCGACCGACACCGGATCCGAGACGACCTACGTCCTCGCCCACTGGGTCTTCGCCGGAACAGGCCTCTCCGACGCCGAAGCCTGGCTCGCCGCGTCCCTCGAACCCGCGCCCGGAACCGAAGGAGAACCCACCCATGGCTAG
- a CDS encoding HAD domain-containing protein — translation MTSAAERPLLFLDVDGPLIPFGTSPGQPRAAAPAPAGQGNPLLARLDPGVGARLLALGCDLVWATTWMERANEVVAPRIGLPHLPVADWPDTDAAAEPEPRGLHWKTRGLVARADGRPFIWVDDEIGPMDRLWVTAQHPGPSLLHRVDPARGLTPPDFSTLTTWLDALRASTSAGRSLP, via the coding sequence GTGACCAGCGCAGCGGAGCGTCCCCTTCTCTTCCTCGACGTCGACGGACCGCTCATCCCGTTCGGGACCTCGCCCGGCCAACCGCGGGCCGCCGCGCCCGCGCCCGCCGGTCAGGGGAACCCGCTGCTGGCGCGGCTCGACCCCGGGGTGGGGGCGCGTCTGCTGGCCCTGGGCTGTGACCTCGTGTGGGCCACGACCTGGATGGAGCGGGCGAACGAGGTGGTCGCCCCGCGGATCGGGCTCCCCCACCTGCCCGTGGCGGACTGGCCGGACACCGACGCCGCTGCCGAGCCGGAGCCGCGCGGCCTGCACTGGAAGACCCGCGGCCTCGTCGCGCGGGCGGACGGCCGCCCGTTCATCTGGGTCGACGACGAGATCGGCCCCATGGACCGCCTCTGGGTCACCGCCCAGCACCCCGGCCCGTCCCTCCTCCACCGAGTGGACCCCGCCCGAGGCCTCACACCCCCGGACTTCTCCACCCTCACCACCTGGCTGGACGCCCTGCGCGCGAGTACGTCCGCGGGGCGGTCACTCCCGTGA
- a CDS encoding mobile element transfer protein: protein MTVNRRFRNVTRIGPVQVGTAYDHRGREKHTAACTAPRCNFSADYDSRAAAELAARTHRCPVR from the coding sequence ATGACCGTCAACCGCCGCTTCCGCAACGTCACCCGCATCGGCCCCGTGCAGGTCGGCACCGCCTACGACCACCGCGGCCGCGAGAAGCACACCGCCGCCTGCACCGCCCCTCGCTGCAACTTCTCCGCCGACTACGACAGCCGCGCCGCCGCCGAACTGGCCGCCCGCACCCACCGCTGCCCCGTCCGCTGA
- a CDS encoding tyrosine-type recombinase/integrase, producing the protein MAGHIQDRWYRAEVGPDGKTRKVKTDRHGLGMRYRARYVGPDGTEKSKSFPDKQKRLADVWLTSIEADMARGQYIDPQAARVTFREYAERWLAALTTDLTSRAAVEGRLRLHALPYLGARPIGSFQAEHIRDWNRQLEDSVTSARYRRLIFDAVSSVLNAAVDDRLLASNPCRARSVKAPRPAPSRVHPWSAEQVFGVRGGLPERYRAMVDLGAGCGLRQGEILGLAVDNIGDLGWVYVRQQVKKVRGTLVFAPPKRGKLRDVPLDPEVSAALHDHMERFPPVDVTLPWLTPTGPKVTRNLVFTSGIGAAIWSQGFNDQAWKPALASAGIIPAPEKGQRYAAAREHGMHALRHFYASVLLDAGENIKALSLYLGHSDPGFTLRVYTHLMPSSETRTRKAISAVYRAAGHAHDGPETADGPETAQAA; encoded by the coding sequence ATGGCCGGACACATCCAAGACCGCTGGTACAGGGCGGAGGTCGGTCCGGACGGCAAGACCCGTAAGGTCAAGACCGATCGTCACGGCCTCGGCATGCGCTACCGGGCTCGCTACGTAGGACCGGACGGCACAGAGAAGTCGAAGAGCTTCCCGGACAAGCAAAAGCGACTGGCAGATGTCTGGCTGACCAGCATCGAGGCCGATATGGCGCGAGGTCAGTACATCGACCCGCAGGCGGCCCGCGTCACCTTCCGCGAGTACGCAGAACGCTGGCTGGCGGCCCTGACGACCGACCTCACGAGCCGGGCCGCCGTGGAAGGACGGTTGCGCCTCCACGCCCTGCCGTACCTCGGTGCCCGGCCCATCGGGTCGTTCCAGGCCGAGCACATCCGCGACTGGAACCGCCAGCTCGAAGACTCGGTGACGTCGGCCCGGTACCGGCGCCTGATCTTCGACGCTGTCTCTTCGGTCCTCAACGCGGCCGTGGATGACCGCCTGCTGGCCTCGAACCCTTGCCGGGCTCGATCGGTCAAGGCACCTCGTCCCGCGCCGTCACGGGTACATCCGTGGTCCGCAGAGCAGGTCTTCGGGGTGCGTGGCGGCCTGCCCGAGCGCTATCGCGCCATGGTCGACCTGGGCGCCGGATGCGGGTTGCGGCAGGGCGAGATCCTTGGCCTGGCCGTCGACAACATCGGAGACCTGGGCTGGGTGTACGTACGTCAGCAGGTGAAGAAGGTCCGCGGCACGCTCGTCTTCGCGCCGCCCAAGCGCGGCAAGCTCCGTGACGTCCCCCTCGACCCCGAGGTGTCCGCCGCGCTCCACGACCACATGGAACGCTTCCCGCCCGTCGACGTGACCCTGCCCTGGCTGACTCCGACTGGGCCCAAGGTGACTCGTAACCTCGTCTTCACGAGCGGCATCGGCGCAGCCATCTGGAGTCAGGGCTTCAACGATCAGGCGTGGAAGCCTGCATTGGCTTCCGCCGGCATCATCCCGGCCCCCGAGAAGGGGCAGCGGTACGCAGCCGCCCGCGAGCACGGCATGCACGCCCTACGGCACTTCTACGCCTCGGTGCTCCTGGACGCCGGGGAGAACATCAAGGCTCTGAGCCTCTACCTCGGTCACAGCGACCCGGGGTTCACGCTCCGCGTGTACACGCACCTGATGCCGTCCAGCGAGACCCGGACCCGAAAGGCCATTTCCGCGGTGTACCGGGCTGCCGGTCACGCTCACGACGGCCCCGAGACGGCTGACGGCCCAGAGACGGCCCAAGCGGCCTGA
- a CDS encoding GYD domain-containing protein has product MPKFLIQATYTPEGTKGLLREGASGRREAVERVVAGLGGTVEAMYFAFGEDDLVCILDLPDSVSMAAASLTVKASGALRTRATPLLTLDEVDEATRRQVPFRAPGT; this is encoded by the coding sequence ATGCCGAAGTTCCTCATCCAAGCCACCTACACGCCCGAGGGGACGAAGGGCCTCCTCAGGGAAGGCGCGAGCGGCCGGCGCGAGGCGGTCGAGCGCGTCGTCGCCGGTCTCGGCGGGACGGTCGAGGCCATGTACTTCGCCTTCGGGGAGGACGACCTCGTGTGCATCCTCGACCTCCCCGACTCTGTCTCCATGGCGGCCGCCAGCCTCACCGTCAAGGCGAGCGGAGCGCTCCGCACCCGGGCCACACCGCTCCTCACCCTCGACGAGGTCGACGAGGCCACCCGCCGCCAGGTCCCCTTCCGAGCCCCGGGCACGTGA